In Aminiphilus circumscriptus DSM 16581, the sequence AGTGGATCGCTGGGAGAAGGCTGCTTTCTTGGGATTTGGTGAAAAAACTTCCGTTTACGATTCCGCCATCGTGCTCGGGGATGTTCAAGTCGGCGCGAATACATGGATTGGCCCTTTTGTGATCCTTGATGGGAGCGGAGGTCTTGTCATCGGATCAAACTGCTCCATTTCCGCTGGTGTTCAGAATTTACACTCATGACTCCATTCAATGGGCAGTCAGCGGAGGAAAGGCAAACTACGATTATGCACCCGTTCGCATTGGCAACAACTGCTACATTGGTCCCAACACGATCATCGCTAAGGGAGTTACCATCGGAAATAGATGTATTATTGGGGCAAGGAGTTTGGTACTGAGCGATATTCCGAGTGGGAGTAAGGCATATGGAACTCCTTGCAAAGTCGCATCGAGTGATGGCGACAAAAGTGCTTTCTTGAAGAATGATGCTTTTATTTTTTAAATACTAAAATTCATAAAAATATTTTTCTATGGTCTTATGTGGGACTACCTTGCTAGCTCAGGACGAAAAGTTGCGAAGTGCTCGCTGAGAAACGGCTGGAGATATTGTCAAATCTGGTGTACGGGGAATGAATGCGGGAGGTTTTTGAAGCGCCTTACTACTTTCGGCGGAATGTGGAGGAGCATTTAACAGAA encodes:
- a CDS encoding acyltransferase, producing MGAEVLSSDQTAPFPLVFRIYTHDSIQWAVSGGKANYDYAPVRIGNNCYIGPNTIIAKGVTIGNRCIIGARSLVLSDIPSGSKAYGTPCKVASSDGDKSAFLKNDAFIF